The following proteins are co-located in the Leishmania donovani BPK282A1 complete genome, chromosome 26 genome:
- a CDS encoding 40S ribosomal protein S16, putative has product MPADKSYALKQVQTFGKKKTAIAVATVTKAAQCNIKVNGVPLQQILPDTLRAKIMEAITVVGSKYYSRLRIDVAVHGGGQVSQAYAARQAIAKGLIAFFQKYHNEVEKAALKDKFLAYDKFLLIADPRRCEPKKWGRHSARTRFTKSYR; this is encoded by the coding sequence ATGCCCGCTGACAAGAGCTACGCGCTGAAGCAGGTGCAGACCTTCGGCAAGAAGAAGACGGCAATCGCCGTGGCCACGGTCACCAAGGCTGCCCAGTGCAACATCAAGGTGAAcggtgtgccgctgcagcagatcCTGCCCGATACGCTGCGCGCGAAGATCATGGAGGCCATCACCGTGGTGGGATCCAAGTACTActcgcggctgcgcatcGATGTGGCGGTGCACGGTGGCGGTCAGGTGTCGCAGGCGTACGCCGCGCGCCAGGCGATCGCGAAGGGCCTTATTGCGTTCTTTCAGAAGTACCACaacgaggtggagaaggccgCGCTGAAGGACAAGTTCCTGGCGTACGACAAGTTCCTGCTCATCGCCGatccccgccgctgcgagcCGAAGAAGTGGGGTCGCCACTCTGCCCGCACGCGCTTCACCAAGTCCTACCGGTAA